Proteins from a genomic interval of Coccinella septempunctata chromosome 2, icCocSept1.1, whole genome shotgun sequence:
- the LOC123306413 gene encoding uncharacterized protein LOC123306413, with amino-acid sequence MALNPLFLHFFQVLEYLENRENMRLQFRYIRDTSNPFELPDEKFLKLFRLNKEATFSLIEELRGLVEEPTRKDTVPFYLQVSENPLRKSMKDSIFLGFRKSYLLQ; translated from the exons atggcaCTGAATCCCTTGTTTTTACATTTCTTCCAAGTGTTAGAATATTTAGAAAATag AGAAAATATGAGACTACAATTTCGATATATAAGGGACACCAGTAATCCATTTGAATTGCCTGATGAAAAGTTTCTGAAACTGTTTCGCTTGAATAAGGAAGCAACATTTAGCTTGATAGAAGAGTTGCGTGGATTGGTTGAGGAACCGACCAGAAAAGATACAGTTCCTTTTTACCTACAAGTGAGTGAAAATCCATTGAGAAAAAGTATGAAGGATTCTATTTTTTTAGGTTTTCGCAAGTCTTATCTTCTTCAGTAG